Proteins from a single region of Bifidobacteriaceae bacterium:
- a CDS encoding DUF1003 domain-containing protein, with the protein MADRLDTPRDKKRSWFDRRREAVGGDRFGSGAEAFARFMGTARFLVWMTLFCIAWLTWNSWGPLNLRFDEAQRGFTALTLMLSLQASYAAPLILLAQNRQDDRDRVTADRDRIQAARNLADTEYLAREVAALRIALQEVATRDFLRSELRDLLEALEESRSESAQPSFGAQSADADRPPTSTTQATSGGNGAGPTAASMAADPVADAPSATADPAPTPSPDQDAGGTSGK; encoded by the coding sequence ATGGCTGACCGGCTAGACACACCGCGCGACAAGAAGCGGAGTTGGTTCGACCGCCGCCGGGAGGCCGTTGGCGGCGACCGTTTCGGCAGCGGCGCGGAGGCTTTCGCCCGTTTCATGGGCACCGCCCGCTTCTTGGTCTGGATGACCCTGTTCTGCATCGCCTGGCTGACTTGGAACTCGTGGGGGCCGCTGAATCTCCGTTTCGACGAGGCGCAGCGCGGTTTCACCGCGTTGACGCTGATGCTCTCCCTGCAGGCCTCCTACGCCGCGCCCTTGATCCTGTTGGCGCAGAACCGCCAGGACGACCGCGACCGGGTCACGGCGGACCGCGACCGCATCCAGGCGGCCCGCAACCTGGCGGACACCGAGTACTTGGCCCGCGAGGTCGCCGCCCTGCGGATCGCCTTGCAGGAGGTCGCCACCCGCGATTTCCTCCGCTCGGAGTTGCGCGACCTTTTGGAGGCGTTGGAGGAGTCCCGTTCGGAGTCCGCCCAGCCTTCGTTTGGCGCCCAATCCGCCGATGCCGACCGGCCGCCCACCAGCACCACCCAGGCCACCAGCGGCGGCAACGGCGCCGGCCCGACCGCCGCGAGCATGGCAGCAGACCCGGTCGCCGACGCTCCGAGCGCCACCGCCGACCCGGCGCCGACCCCCAGCCCCGACCAGGACGCGGGCGGGACGAGCGGCAAGTAG
- a CDS encoding DUF4143 domain-containing protein gives MLAALFESLVALTVRVFAQPLEARVSHLRTHRGEHEVDLIVERPDHRILAIEVKLGAMPSAPAAKHLNWLEGQIGDTLVDKVIITSGGFAHRLEDGTAAVPLGLLGP, from the coding sequence GTGCTGGCGGCGTTGTTCGAGTCCCTGGTCGCTTTGACCGTGCGCGTGTTCGCCCAGCCGTTGGAAGCCCGCGTCAGCCACCTTCGCACCCATCGGGGCGAACATGAAGTTGACTTGATTGTGGAAAGGCCCGATCACCGAATTCTTGCCATCGAGGTCAAACTCGGCGCCATGCCCTCGGCCCCCGCCGCGAAGCATCTCAATTGGTTGGAGGGTCAAATTGGCGACACTTTGGTGGACAAGGTGATCATCACCTCAGGCGGATTCGCGCACCGCCTCGAAGACGGGACCGCAGCGGTTCCGCTCGGGCTGCTGGGGCCTTGA
- a CDS encoding PQQ-binding-like beta-propeller repeat protein: MYCPNCGERLAPEDRFCGACGLPVPLQPAAAEAAPAAPTGAPPQPWPSQPPNSSPPWAAGEPPAPRRRGRAKLIVAAASVLVVALGGLSVWFFTRPDAPATIRYQPAEDFLAEPEFGPDTTAESLFDGDFDSVYLTTFSPSGNLIAAVAQSTGKPASPSEAAAVTAIFADGCEPAWKEPVDLAVASGFDQPEVNDLKFTDSDYMIVNVGNGEDAGEESLLVAMDSRGAVLGTTTAYGEWSTVGDHVVVRTEDGQLSVRSAQDVDSELWHAKAPDSSYTVNPGNSPDPESWLGRLMGKGGAYYIEAKDGYRELRTGEKASLGKPDEDTQYLSTLEGVILRATQDPDGEDCQVMRVDPATGKDLWNAAIKSETFGVWDSNAKAFLLETVEEGEVSAIDAATGEELWAHVIGDEYPSYAKLLADARAIMFAQSPGDGGWAAMLVGQDGTEASRFEIGTPTSLVYGTAVLYTVSDGTLIAYDLQGEGAELWTLDLDEDDAAWSLGGNLLVGNAEHMRQLVGS; this comes from the coding sequence ATGTACTGTCCAAACTGCGGGGAGCGATTGGCGCCCGAGGACCGGTTCTGCGGCGCTTGCGGGCTTCCGGTCCCCCTACAACCGGCGGCGGCCGAAGCCGCCCCGGCCGCGCCAACCGGGGCGCCGCCGCAACCCTGGCCCTCCCAGCCGCCTAATTCCTCGCCGCCCTGGGCCGCGGGTGAGCCGCCGGCCCCCAGGCGCCGGGGCCGCGCCAAGTTGATCGTCGCCGCCGCCAGCGTGCTGGTGGTGGCGCTTGGAGGCTTGTCGGTCTGGTTCTTCACCCGCCCGGACGCCCCCGCGACGATTCGGTATCAACCCGCCGAGGACTTCCTCGCAGAACCGGAGTTCGGCCCGGACACCACAGCGGAGTCGCTGTTCGACGGGGATTTCGACAGTGTCTACCTGACCACGTTCAGCCCCTCGGGCAACCTGATCGCCGCAGTCGCGCAGTCGACAGGCAAGCCAGCGAGCCCGTCGGAAGCCGCTGCCGTGACCGCCATTTTCGCCGACGGCTGCGAACCGGCGTGGAAAGAGCCGGTGGACCTGGCGGTGGCCTCGGGGTTCGATCAGCCCGAGGTCAACGACCTCAAGTTCACCGATTCGGACTACATGATTGTGAATGTGGGCAACGGGGAAGACGCCGGCGAGGAATCGCTGCTGGTGGCCATGGACAGCCGCGGCGCGGTGCTGGGAACCACGACCGCCTATGGCGAGTGGTCGACCGTTGGCGACCACGTTGTGGTCCGAACCGAGGACGGCCAACTGTCTGTTCGGTCGGCGCAAGACGTGGATTCGGAGCTTTGGCACGCGAAGGCGCCCGATTCGAGTTACACCGTTAATCCGGGAAACTCTCCGGACCCGGAGAGTTGGCTCGGTCGCCTGATGGGAAAGGGGGGTGCCTATTACATTGAGGCGAAGGACGGCTACCGCGAGTTGCGGACCGGGGAGAAGGCTTCCTTGGGCAAGCCAGACGAGGACACCCAATACCTGTCGACGCTCGAAGGCGTGATCCTGCGGGCCACGCAGGACCCGGACGGGGAAGACTGCCAAGTCATGCGGGTCGATCCCGCGACCGGCAAGGACCTGTGGAACGCCGCCATCAAGTCTGAGACCTTCGGCGTGTGGGATTCCAACGCCAAGGCGTTCTTGTTGGAAACGGTCGAGGAGGGCGAGGTGTCTGCCATCGACGCCGCCACCGGCGAGGAATTGTGGGCGCATGTGATCGGGGACGAATACCCGAGCTACGCGAAGCTGCTCGCGGACGCGAGGGCCATAATGTTCGCGCAGTCCCCCGGCGACGGGGGCTGGGCCGCGATGCTGGTCGGCCAAGATGGCACCGAGGCGTCAAGGTTCGAGATCGGGACGCCCACCTCGCTGGTGTACGGCACCGCAGTCCTATACACGGTCAGCGATGGCACGTTGATCGCCTATGACCTGCAAGGGGAGGGCGCCGAGTTGTGGACCCTGGACTTGGACGAGGATGACGCAGCGTGGTCGTTGGGCGGGAACCTTCTAGTCGGCAACGCCGAGCACATGCGGCAGCTGGTTGGCAGTTGA
- a CDS encoding PHP domain-containing protein, with protein sequence MRIDLHTHSNVSDGTETPSQVMAAAKAAGLDVVGLTDHDSTAGWAEATAAAEALGIGLVRGTELSARASGITVHLLSYLHDPAYQPLIDLMDRIKDARRERAQAMVERLARDYPIAWERVEARAPGGIAIGRPHIADELVSLGAIPDRSAAFAQLLHPRGPYYVRYWSVEAPAAVELIREAGGVPVLAHPGATGRQRIVGDDGIGQMVEAGLAGLEVYHRDNPPEQRERLKALAEKLGLLTTGASDYHGAGKPNRLGENLTDPETLAAILGQGELPLAGEGQWAR encoded by the coding sequence ATGCGGATCGACCTGCACACCCACTCCAACGTTTCGGACGGCACTGAGACGCCGTCCCAGGTGATGGCGGCGGCCAAGGCCGCCGGGCTGGACGTGGTGGGCCTGACCGACCATGATTCGACGGCGGGTTGGGCGGAGGCCACGGCCGCCGCCGAGGCGCTCGGGATTGGGCTGGTCCGGGGGACGGAGTTGTCGGCGCGGGCCAGCGGCATCACCGTTCATCTGCTGTCATACCTCCATGATCCGGCCTATCAGCCGCTGATCGACCTGATGGACCGGATCAAAGACGCCCGGCGGGAACGCGCCCAAGCCATGGTGGAGCGGTTGGCCAGGGACTACCCGATCGCTTGGGAAAGAGTTGAGGCCAGAGCCCCCGGGGGGATAGCGATCGGGCGGCCGCACATTGCGGATGAACTTGTGTCGTTGGGGGCCATCCCCGACCGCAGCGCGGCCTTCGCCCAGTTGCTGCACCCGCGCGGGCCCTACTACGTGCGCTATTGGTCTGTGGAGGCGCCTGCGGCCGTTGAACTCATCAGGGAGGCTGGCGGCGTCCCGGTGCTGGCGCACCCCGGGGCGACGGGACGTCAACGGATAGTGGGGGACGACGGCATCGGCCAAATGGTGGAAGCGGGGCTGGCAGGGCTGGAGGTCTACCACCGGGACAACCCGCCGGAGCAAAGGGAGCGGCTGAAAGCGCTGGCGGAGAAGCTGGGGCTGTTGACGACCGGGGCCTCCGACTACCACGGCGCGGGCAAACCCAATCGGTTGGGGGAGAACCTGACGGACCCGGAGACGCTCGCCGCCATCCTTGGACAAGGCGAGTTGCCGCTGGCGGGGGAGGGCCAGTGGGCGCGCTGA
- a CDS encoding aminopeptidase P family protein — MNQGTDQPLEARGDNRSRRPNSKAFRELMARDWGAVAPEPGAGERLQSADPAAERRRRLGREFPGDRLVIPAGQLRTRSNDTDYRFRPHSAFAHLTGLGADQEPEAVLVLEPVEDAEKALLAGEPTHEGVLYIRPPATRDTPEFYFDSRYGEFWVGRRPSLQEVAAQTGLRTEHLDQLRDALAKDAGQVQLRVIKEADQAVTETVSQVRAEAGAPPFAEPSPNPAEDPDARLAEAASEARLVKDAYEVAQMRLAVQATIQGFERVVKALPEAVAAERGERVVEARFETGARVAGNGTGYETIAAAGPHATTLHWIKNNGPVRPGELLLLDAGVEVDSLYTADVTRTIPVSGRYTDVQRRVWEAVVDAADAAFAAARPGNLFRDVHDAAMQVIAERLEEWGLLPVTAAKALGPEGQQHRRWMVHGTSHHLGLDVHDCAQAREALYLDGRLEPGMVFTIEPGLYFKPEDLAVPEEYRGIGCRCEDDILITAAGAENLSAALPRRADAIESWMATLRG; from the coding sequence GTGAACCAAGGCACCGACCAGCCCCTCGAGGCGCGCGGCGACAACCGCTCGCGCCGGCCCAATTCCAAAGCGTTCCGCGAGCTCATGGCCCGCGATTGGGGCGCCGTCGCCCCTGAGCCGGGCGCCGGCGAGCGCCTCCAAAGCGCCGACCCGGCCGCCGAACGCCGCCGACGCCTGGGCCGTGAGTTCCCCGGCGACCGCTTGGTCATCCCCGCCGGGCAATTGCGGACCAGGTCCAACGACACGGACTACCGGTTCCGCCCGCATTCGGCGTTCGCGCACCTGACAGGCCTGGGCGCCGACCAAGAACCCGAGGCGGTCCTGGTCTTGGAACCAGTCGAAGACGCCGAAAAGGCGCTCCTCGCGGGCGAGCCCACCCATGAGGGCGTCCTCTACATCCGCCCTCCCGCCACGCGCGACACCCCCGAGTTCTACTTCGACTCGCGCTACGGCGAGTTCTGGGTGGGCCGCCGCCCCTCCCTCCAAGAGGTCGCCGCCCAGACCGGGCTGCGCACCGAGCACCTGGACCAACTCAGGGACGCGCTCGCCAAGGACGCGGGCCAGGTCCAGCTTCGGGTCATCAAGGAAGCGGACCAAGCCGTCACGGAAACGGTGAGCCAGGTGCGCGCCGAGGCGGGCGCGCCGCCGTTCGCCGAACCGAGCCCCAACCCGGCCGAGGACCCCGACGCGAGACTGGCGGAGGCGGCATCGGAGGCAAGGCTGGTCAAGGACGCCTATGAGGTCGCCCAAATGCGCCTGGCGGTCCAGGCCACCATCCAGGGTTTCGAGCGCGTGGTCAAAGCCCTGCCGGAGGCGGTCGCGGCCGAACGGGGCGAGCGGGTCGTGGAGGCCCGTTTCGAGACGGGCGCCCGCGTGGCCGGGAACGGCACCGGCTATGAGACGATCGCCGCCGCCGGGCCGCACGCCACCACCTTGCACTGGATCAAGAACAACGGCCCCGTCCGCCCCGGCGAGCTTTTGCTGCTGGACGCCGGCGTGGAGGTCGACTCCCTCTACACCGCGGACGTCACCCGCACCATCCCCGTCTCCGGCCGTTACACCGACGTGCAGCGCCGCGTTTGGGAGGCGGTGGTGGACGCCGCCGATGCCGCCTTCGCCGCCGCCCGTCCCGGCAACCTTTTCAGGGACGTGCACGATGCCGCCATGCAGGTCATAGCCGAACGTCTAGAAGAGTGGGGGTTGCTTCCGGTGACGGCGGCCAAGGCGCTCGGACCCGAGGGGCAGCAGCACCGCCGCTGGATGGTCCACGGCACCTCCCACCACCTGGGGTTGGACGTGCACGATTGCGCCCAAGCCCGGGAGGCCCTCTACCTGGACGGGCGCTTGGAGCCGGGCATGGTTTTCACAATCGAGCCGGGCCTCTACTTCAAACCGGAGGACTTGGCGGTGCCGGAGGAGTACCGGGGGATCGGCTGCCGCTGCGAGGACGACATCTTGATCACCGCGGCCGGGGCCGAGAACCTCTCGGCGGCCCTCCCCCGCCGCGCGGACGCCATCGAGTCCTGGATGGCAACCCTCCGCGGCTGA
- a CDS encoding Mrp/NBP35 family ATP-binding protein, with protein MPTPTREQVLAALATVIDPEIQRPITDLDMVHSVEIGEAGAVTVEILLTVPGCPLKDRLERDVKHALAALGGVGLVTVRMSTMNEAQREALKTKLRGGRPEKSIPFAEPGSKTRVIAVASGKGGVGKSSVTANLALALADLGLAVGVLDADIQGFSMPRMLGVENEPTQVDDAILPPVAQGVKVFSMGMLVPPGQPVIWRGPVLHRAVQQFLTDVLWGDLDVLLIDLPPGTGDVPLSIAQLIPGSSLIVVTTPQPAAAEVAQRAGALALQTKQEILGVVENMSWFEAPDGSRVPIFGEGGGRQVAENLSSAVGSEVPLLGQIPLDQALREGGDTGSPVVASAPDSAAATAFRKIAAGLAPA; from the coding sequence GTGCCTACACCCACACGCGAACAAGTCCTGGCCGCGCTGGCCACCGTGATCGACCCGGAGATTCAGCGGCCGATCACCGACCTGGACATGGTCCACTCCGTCGAGATTGGCGAGGCGGGGGCCGTGACGGTCGAAATCCTGCTGACTGTGCCCGGCTGCCCGCTCAAGGACCGACTGGAGCGCGACGTCAAACACGCGCTGGCGGCACTGGGCGGCGTGGGGCTGGTGACGGTCCGCATGTCCACCATGAACGAGGCGCAGCGCGAGGCGTTGAAGACCAAGCTGCGCGGCGGCCGCCCGGAAAAGTCCATCCCGTTCGCGGAGCCGGGGTCCAAGACGCGCGTGATCGCGGTCGCGTCCGGCAAGGGCGGGGTCGGCAAGAGTTCCGTGACCGCCAACCTGGCGCTCGCGCTGGCGGACTTGGGGCTGGCAGTCGGCGTGCTGGACGCGGACATCCAGGGCTTCTCAATGCCCCGCATGCTTGGGGTGGAGAACGAGCCGACGCAGGTTGACGACGCGATTCTTCCGCCGGTGGCGCAAGGCGTGAAGGTCTTCTCAATGGGCATGCTGGTGCCGCCCGGCCAGCCCGTGATTTGGCGCGGGCCGGTGCTGCACCGCGCGGTGCAGCAGTTCTTGACGGACGTGCTGTGGGGCGACTTGGATGTGCTGCTGATAGACCTGCCGCCCGGCACGGGCGACGTGCCGTTGTCGATAGCCCAGCTGATTCCAGGTTCAAGCTTGATCGTGGTGACCACGCCGCAGCCGGCGGCGGCTGAGGTGGCGCAACGCGCCGGCGCTTTGGCCTTGCAGACCAAGCAGGAAATCTTGGGCGTGGTGGAGAACATGAGCTGGTTCGAGGCCCCGGACGGCTCGCGTGTGCCGATTTTCGGCGAGGGCGGTGGCCGCCAGGTCGCCGAAAACCTCAGTTCGGCGGTCGGCTCTGAGGTTCCGCTGTTGGGCCAGATCCCGCTGGACCAGGCGCTGCGGGAAGGCGGGGATACGGGCTCACCGGTTGTGGCCTCGGCCCCGGATTCGGCGGCGGCGACCGCCTTCCGCAAGATCGCCGCCGGGTTGGCGCCCGCCTGA
- a CDS encoding helix-turn-helix domain-containing protein: MEERPTEFVQSLERGLGVIKAFDGDHPALTLSEVAARSGLTRAAARRFLITLEILGYVRSQDRRFSLRPAVLELAHSYLSSMNLPEIAMPHLELLAAQVEAASSISVLDRRDIVYVARVATKKIMAVNINVGTRFPAAATSMGRAILAFLPAGELEEQLRDLRLEARTPFTITKMKPLRAELDRVRGQGYCLLDQELEVGLRALAAPIRDTSGYPVAAINVSIPLLAQSVEEIIDNFLEPVLGRVAAIEQDLKATGFVRS, encoded by the coding sequence GTGGAAGAGCGCCCCACAGAATTCGTGCAGTCCCTCGAGCGCGGACTGGGGGTCATCAAGGCTTTCGATGGAGACCATCCGGCATTGACGTTGTCTGAGGTCGCGGCTCGCTCTGGGCTGACTCGTGCTGCTGCCCGGCGCTTCTTGATCACGTTGGAGATCCTCGGCTACGTCCGTTCGCAGGACCGCCGCTTTTCGCTGCGGCCTGCTGTGCTCGAGTTGGCGCATTCCTACCTTTCTTCGATGAACCTCCCAGAGATTGCCATGCCGCACTTGGAATTGCTGGCGGCGCAGGTGGAGGCCGCATCGTCGATTTCGGTGTTGGACCGCAGAGATATCGTCTATGTGGCTCGGGTCGCCACGAAGAAGATTATGGCGGTCAACATTAACGTGGGGACTCGGTTCCCTGCCGCCGCGACCTCGATGGGGCGGGCCATTTTGGCGTTCTTGCCGGCGGGGGAGTTGGAAGAGCAGTTGCGAGACCTGCGCTTGGAGGCGCGCACGCCGTTCACCATCACCAAGATGAAGCCGCTGCGGGCGGAACTGGATCGGGTCCGGGGTCAGGGCTACTGCTTGCTTGACCAGGAGTTGGAGGTCGGGCTGCGGGCCCTGGCCGCGCCCATCCGGGACACATCCGGATACCCCGTGGCCGCCATCAACGTCTCGATCCCGCTGCTGGCGCAATCCGTCGAAGAGATCATCGACAACTTCCTGGAACCGGTGCTGGGCCGCGTCGCGGCGATCGAGCAAGACCTCAAGGCCACCGGCTTCGTTCGCTCCTGA
- a CDS encoding AEC family transporter, whose protein sequence is MGALIAVGAKIILAGGLGFGLRRSGFVSERFAQDLGRLLMQVITPFAVVVAASRPYSQELATAVGTTSAVLAAYFVVCVLAMLVLSKALPLDRDTRHAFVNLVTFPNMTFIGMPIIQELYGQAGLLCAVAGNLIFNLAFFTFGEHNMAPERKFSIARVFKSPVVVACVAAVVLYFVPWSLPSELNGALGMIGAAMAPLAMMIVGFGLADSAPADLIRNPYGYAINFLRLLVWPVALLAAGRLIGLDPLGANVAAVMCGLPCGTMTVVLAAQHRTAYQFSAQTVVQSNVLMFASLPLVFWLVQNWV, encoded by the coding sequence GTGGGCGCGCTGATCGCGGTCGGTGCCAAGATCATCCTGGCTGGCGGGCTGGGATTCGGCCTCCGGCGGTCGGGCTTCGTCTCAGAGCGGTTCGCCCAGGACCTGGGGCGGCTGCTGATGCAGGTCATCACGCCGTTCGCGGTGGTCGTGGCGGCTTCGCGGCCGTACTCGCAGGAGTTGGCGACGGCGGTGGGGACCACGTCGGCGGTGCTGGCCGCCTACTTCGTGGTCTGCGTCTTGGCGATGCTGGTCCTGTCGAAGGCGTTGCCGTTGGACCGGGACACCCGGCACGCCTTCGTCAACCTGGTGACCTTTCCGAACATGACGTTCATCGGGATGCCGATCATCCAAGAGCTGTACGGCCAGGCGGGGCTGCTGTGCGCGGTGGCCGGGAACCTGATCTTCAACCTGGCGTTCTTCACGTTCGGGGAGCACAACATGGCGCCGGAACGGAAGTTCTCCATAGCGCGGGTGTTCAAAAGCCCGGTTGTGGTGGCCTGTGTCGCAGCGGTGGTGCTCTACTTCGTGCCGTGGTCGCTGCCCTCGGAGCTGAACGGGGCGCTCGGCATGATCGGGGCGGCGATGGCGCCGCTGGCCATGATGATCGTGGGGTTCGGGCTGGCAGATTCGGCCCCGGCAGACCTGATCCGCAATCCCTACGGTTACGCCATCAACTTCCTGCGGCTTCTGGTCTGGCCGGTCGCGCTGCTGGCGGCCGGGCGCCTGATTGGGCTTGACCCGCTCGGCGCAAACGTCGCCGCGGTCATGTGCGGGCTGCCGTGCGGCACCATGACAGTGGTGCTGGCGGCGCAGCACCGGACCGCGTACCAGTTCTCGGCTCAGACGGTGGTCCAGTCGAACGTTTTGATGTTCGCCAGCCTGCCGTTGGTGTTCTGGCTGGTTCAGAACTGGGTCTGA
- a CDS encoding CBS domain-containing protein, with product MSHSRRVFVARLAGTAVFDPIGDRVGWARDVVVTIGLKGRPRAIGLVVEVPGKRRVFLPFTRVTSIDAGQIVSTGLVNMRRFEQRPVETLVVAELLDRRIVLKDNRHALIEDVGIEAHSVGRGEWEVAQLFVRVLSGARGIGRNRGPTELVDVRDVPDLAGQAGVQGVGQLMATWGDMKPADMADLLHDMPKGRRLEVATALDNDRLADVMQELGNDDRLDVIEHLGRARAADVLEAMEPDDAADLINELPQDEASILLALMEPDEAQGVRRLLAYGENSAGGLMTTEPVIMPPESPIAQALAAVRRHDLSPALASMVFVTRPPSETPTGRFLGVAHIQRLLREPPHLAIGAVLDTDIEELSPGDPLGRVTRLMATYNLIALPVVDSDRRLLGAVSADDVLDHLLPEDWRSGDDDLTDLSLGPAEEVPHG from the coding sequence ATGAGCCATTCGCGTCGCGTGTTCGTGGCGCGCCTGGCCGGCACGGCCGTCTTCGACCCGATTGGAGACCGCGTCGGCTGGGCGCGCGATGTCGTCGTCACCATTGGCCTGAAGGGCCGCCCTAGAGCCATCGGCTTGGTGGTGGAGGTGCCGGGCAAGCGGCGCGTGTTCTTGCCGTTCACAAGGGTGACCTCGATCGATGCGGGCCAGATCGTCTCGACCGGCCTGGTCAACATGCGCAGGTTCGAGCAGCGCCCGGTGGAGACGCTGGTGGTGGCCGAACTGCTGGACCGGCGGATAGTCCTCAAAGACAACCGCCACGCGCTGATCGAAGACGTGGGCATTGAGGCGCATTCGGTGGGGCGCGGGGAATGGGAGGTCGCCCAACTGTTCGTGCGGGTCCTCAGCGGGGCGCGCGGCATCGGGCGCAACCGCGGGCCGACCGAGCTGGTGGACGTGCGGGACGTGCCGGACTTGGCGGGGCAGGCGGGCGTGCAGGGTGTGGGCCAGCTGATGGCGACCTGGGGCGACATGAAGCCGGCGGACATGGCGGATCTGTTGCATGACATGCCCAAGGGGCGGCGCCTGGAGGTGGCGACCGCGCTGGACAACGACCGGCTGGCGGACGTGATGCAGGAACTCGGCAACGACGACCGGCTGGACGTCATCGAACATCTGGGCAGGGCCAGGGCGGCGGACGTGCTGGAGGCCATGGAGCCGGACGACGCGGCGGACCTGATCAACGAGCTCCCCCAAGACGAGGCCTCGATCCTGCTGGCACTGATGGAACCCGACGAGGCCCAAGGGGTGCGCCGCCTGCTGGCCTACGGCGAGAACTCGGCCGGCGGCCTGATGACCACCGAGCCGGTGATCATGCCCCCCGAGTCGCCCATCGCCCAGGCGTTGGCGGCCGTCAGACGCCACGACCTGTCGCCGGCGCTCGCGTCGATGGTGTTCGTGACCCGGCCGCCATCGGAGACGCCGACCGGGCGTTTTCTGGGCGTGGCGCACATTCAACGGCTGCTCAGGGAGCCGCCGCACCTGGCAATCGGCGCCGTGTTGGACACCGACATCGAGGAGCTCAGCCCGGGCGACCCGCTGGGGCGGGTGACCCGCCTGATGGCCACCTACAACCTGATCGCCCTGCCGGTGGTGGATTCGGACCGCCGCCTGCTGGGCGCCGTTTCCGCCGATGACGTCCTGGACCACCTCCTCCCCGAGGACTGGCGGTCCGGGGACGACGATTTGACCGACCTATCGCTAGGACCCGCCGAGGAGGTGCCCCATGGCTGA